Proteins encoded by one window of Winogradskyella sp. PG-2:
- a CDS encoding SemiSWEET family sugar transporter: MENLDYIEIIGLCAAVLTTAAFLPQVYKTWKTKDVSSLSLPMLTMFFIGVVLWLIYGFLLNRPALIFANSITCVSAFLLFYFKIKYRNR, encoded by the coding sequence ATGGAAAACCTAGATTATATTGAAATAATTGGACTATGTGCAGCAGTATTAACTACAGCTGCTTTTTTACCTCAAGTCTATAAAACATGGAAAACAAAAGACGTTTCTAGTTTATCGCTACCTATGTTAACTATGTTCTTTATAGGAGTTGTTCTATGGCTTATTTACGGCTTTTTATTAAACAGACCAGCATTGATTTTTGCAAATAGTATTACATGTGTTTCTGCTTTCTTGCTATTTTATTTCAAAATTAAATATAGAAACAGGTAG
- the ald gene encoding alanine dehydrogenase, which translates to MKIGVPKEIKNNENRVGMTPAGVFELTRNNHTVFVQKDAGFGSGFFDQDYKDVGATVLDTIEEVYTAADMIVKVKEPIAEEYPLIKSHHVVFTYFHFASSEPLTKAMIKSEAVCIAYETVEDKDGSLPLLTPMSEVAGRMAIQQGAKYLEKPIKGRGVLLGGVPGVPPGKVLVLGAGVVGIQAAKMAAGLGAHVTIMDINMKQLRYVNDVMPSHVVTEFSSEYNIRKRIKDHDLIIGGVLVKGAKAPKLITRDMLKDMRPGTVLVDVAVDQGGCIETTKATTHENPTFIIDDVVHYCVANMPGAVPYTSTLALTNVTLPYVLRLANQGWEKACEKDEMLAKGLNIVKGKIVYEEIAEAFNWSVDAM; encoded by the coding sequence ATGAAAATTGGAGTCCCAAAGGAAATCAAGAACAACGAAAATAGAGTAGGAATGACACCTGCTGGAGTTTTCGAGTTAACAAGGAATAATCACACTGTATTTGTACAAAAAGATGCTGGCTTTGGCAGTGGCTTTTTTGACCAAGATTATAAAGATGTTGGTGCAACTGTATTAGATACTATAGAAGAGGTCTATACGGCTGCAGATATGATTGTAAAAGTAAAAGAGCCTATTGCAGAAGAATATCCTCTAATAAAGTCGCATCATGTAGTATTTACTTATTTCCATTTTGCTTCTAGTGAGCCATTAACAAAAGCTATGATTAAAAGTGAAGCCGTTTGTATTGCGTATGAAACGGTTGAAGATAAAGATGGCTCTTTACCATTATTAACACCTATGTCTGAAGTTGCAGGTCGTATGGCAATTCAACAAGGTGCAAAATATTTAGAAAAGCCAATTAAAGGTCGTGGAGTCTTACTAGGCGGTGTTCCAGGTGTACCACCAGGTAAAGTATTAGTACTAGGAGCAGGTGTTGTTGGAATTCAAGCCGCTAAAATGGCAGCAGGTTTAGGTGCTCATGTAACGATTATGGATATTAACATGAAGCAGTTACGTTATGTCAATGATGTTATGCCAAGTCATGTAGTTACAGAATTTTCAAGTGAATATAATATTAGAAAACGTATTAAAGATCATGATTTAATTATTGGTGGTGTATTGGTTAAAGGTGCTAAAGCTCCAAAATTAATCACTAGAGATATGCTTAAGGATATGCGACCAGGGACTGTATTGGTAGATGTCGCAGTAGATCAAGGTGGTTGTATAGAAACTACAAAAGCAACTACGCACGAAAATCCTACATTTATTATTGATGATGTGGTGCATTATTGTGTAGCAAATATGCCAGGCGCTGTACCTTATACATCAACATTAGCATTGACCAATGTTACCTTACCATATGTATTACGATTGGCAAATCAGGGCTGGGAAAAAGCATGTGAAAAAGATGAAATGCTGGCAAAAGGTTTAAATATTGTTAAGGGTAAAATTGTCTATGAAGAGATAGCAGAAGCCTTTAATTGGTCAGTAGATGCCATGTAA